The following are from one region of the Paenibacillus protaetiae genome:
- a CDS encoding tagaturonate reductase: protein MTPLRSQCLSEQDLLAYEAVRQSPVTVLQVGEGNFLRGFVDWMLQQSRAQGLFNGSVAVTQPRPGGKAKIETLAAQDGLYTLVVRGLENGQPVERQEIISVIREAFDPYGNWDKWESCAASAELKFVVSNTTEAGLQYRPEPLNEGQPIQSFPGKIAYLLHKRFEAFGGSPEAGLIFLPCELLDRNGDELKACVLQYSDDWGYSEEFKAWVVSSNRFLNSLVDRIVTGYPAEQAEGWFEAWGYEDHMLNSAEPYHLWAIEGEPELDELLPLRKAGLNVHWVNDLKPFQLRKVRILNGAHTLMTPLSLVLGLEQVREVMEHPELGRWIREAVEQEIIPSMPMDREELEAYAHDVYDRFLNPFIRHRLYDIAMNSISKFKVRLLPSLLHYETAGGRPPQRLVRGFAGLLRYYKVSQTADGGYAGTDLQGKAYTVRDDAEALAALAEEWARPGQTVAQTAERLLSRAEVWGQDLSRWSGLADALAAELAALEGAAVHE, encoded by the coding sequence ATGACACCTTTACGATCGCAATGCCTTTCGGAGCAGGATTTGCTCGCTTATGAAGCTGTACGGCAAAGCCCGGTCACTGTGCTGCAGGTTGGGGAAGGCAATTTTTTGCGCGGATTCGTGGATTGGATGCTGCAGCAAAGCCGGGCGCAAGGGCTGTTTAACGGCAGCGTCGCCGTAACGCAGCCGCGCCCCGGCGGCAAAGCGAAAATCGAGACGCTGGCGGCGCAGGACGGATTGTATACGCTGGTCGTCCGCGGTCTGGAGAACGGCCAGCCGGTGGAACGCCAAGAGATCATCTCCGTTATTCGCGAAGCTTTTGACCCGTACGGGAATTGGGACAAATGGGAGAGCTGCGCAGCAAGCGCCGAGCTGAAGTTCGTTGTGTCGAACACGACGGAAGCCGGGCTGCAGTACCGTCCGGAGCCGCTGAACGAAGGGCAGCCGATCCAGTCGTTCCCGGGCAAAATCGCCTACTTGCTGCATAAGCGGTTCGAAGCGTTTGGCGGCAGCCCGGAAGCGGGGCTTATTTTCCTGCCGTGCGAGCTGCTGGACCGGAACGGGGACGAGCTGAAGGCTTGCGTGCTGCAATACAGCGACGATTGGGGTTATTCGGAGGAGTTCAAAGCATGGGTCGTAAGCAGCAACCGGTTCCTGAACTCGCTGGTCGACCGGATTGTAACGGGTTATCCGGCGGAGCAGGCGGAAGGCTGGTTCGAAGCGTGGGGTTATGAGGATCACATGCTGAATTCGGCGGAGCCGTACCATTTGTGGGCGATCGAAGGCGAGCCGGAGCTGGATGAGCTGCTGCCGCTGCGCAAGGCAGGGTTGAATGTGCATTGGGTGAATGATTTGAAGCCGTTCCAGCTGCGCAAGGTGCGCATTCTGAACGGCGCGCATACGCTGATGACGCCGCTGTCGCTGGTGCTGGGGCTGGAGCAGGTGAGAGAAGTTATGGAGCATCCGGAACTCGGCCGATGGATCCGCGAGGCGGTCGAGCAGGAAATTATTCCGTCGATGCCAATGGACCGGGAGGAGCTTGAAGCGTATGCCCATGACGTCTACGACCGGTTCCTCAACCCGTTTATCCGCCACCGCCTGTACGATATTGCGATGAACAGCATCAGCAAGTTTAAGGTCAGGCTGCTGCCTTCGCTGCTTCATTACGAGACAGCGGGAGGGCGGCCGCCGCAGCGGCTTGTCCGCGGTTTTGCCGGCTTGCTGCGTTATTACAAAGTGTCGCAGACGGCGGACGGCGGCTACGCCGGCACCGATTTGCAAGGCAAGGCGTATACGGTCCGCGACGATGCAGAGGCGCTTGCCGCGCTCGCAGAAGAGTGGGCGCGTCCGGGCCAGACGGTTGCGCAGACGGCGGAACGGCTGCTGTCCCGCGCCGAAGTATGGGGGCAGGATTTGTCGCGCTGGAGCGGACTTGCGGACGCGCTTGCGGCTGAACTCGCCGCATTGGAAGGAGCGGCGGTTCATGAATAG
- a CDS encoding amidohydrolase family protein — protein sequence MGFDHTILVQAAPTLAETAFMLELAERTPSVAGVVGWLDLLDPDHLLHYERFSRHPKYAGFRLMIPSGEEALSPAFIDALRQYEKLDVPVDLLLVSDQLDTLAALMEQVPNLRGVINHLAKPRIAEGIVEPWRAQMSRLARYPRLYCKLSGLVTEADHASWKPEHFTAYIGHVLHEFGPDRVMFGSDWPVALQAATYKEVVELLHNALPPGWDTAKLFGLNAKEFYKR from the coding sequence ATGGGGTTTGATCATACCATTCTTGTTCAGGCGGCGCCAACGCTTGCCGAAACGGCGTTTATGCTGGAGCTGGCGGAGCGTACTCCTTCTGTAGCGGGAGTGGTCGGCTGGCTTGATTTGCTGGACCCGGACCATCTGCTGCATTATGAGCGGTTCAGCCGCCACCCGAAATATGCGGGCTTCCGGCTGATGATTCCGTCTGGTGAAGAAGCGCTCAGCCCGGCGTTTATCGATGCGCTGCGGCAATATGAGAAGCTGGATGTGCCGGTGGATCTGCTGCTCGTTTCCGACCAGCTGGACACGCTGGCAGCCTTGATGGAGCAGGTGCCGAACTTGCGCGGCGTCATTAACCATTTGGCCAAACCGCGTATTGCCGAAGGCATCGTAGAGCCGTGGCGGGCGCAAATGAGCAGGCTGGCCCGCTATCCGCGCTTGTACTGCAAGCTGTCCGGCCTGGTGACGGAAGCGGACCATGCCAGCTGGAAGCCGGAGCATTTTACCGCTTATATCGGGCATGTGCTGCATGAATTCGGCCCGGACCGGGTCATGTTCGGAAGCGACTGGCCTGTTGCGCTGCAGGCGGCGACGTATAAAGAAGTAGTGGAGCTGCTGCACAATGCGCTTCCTCCCGGCTGGGATACGGCAAAACTGTTTGGACTAAACGCAAAGGAGTTTTATAAACGATGA
- a CDS encoding AraC family transcriptional regulator, with protein MKFARKPFEAGSAFPFDYDYRQRKNMKTELPDHLHDWHEIVYVHEGKGTFFIDQTLYDMRSGSLFLIPGNTIHQAFPDPEEPVTTTAVFFSTSLVQVPQLDGQFSYLSCLQHAKKYKSYKYEPPASEQSAMEQLLDDMALERKQEQQGYRQAMLLLLERLLLQLGRSIVPPGEAGAASAAVIGPPWIRDILRHIDEQPEASLPLTSLAERASVTPAHFSRVFKQLTGMNVTDYVTTKRIIRAKELLRAESDSGIREIAERCGFETLPHFHRMFKKLTGTTPAAYKKSAPPH; from the coding sequence ATGAAATTTGCCCGCAAGCCTTTTGAAGCCGGTTCCGCCTTTCCGTTCGATTACGACTATCGCCAGCGCAAAAACATGAAAACCGAGCTGCCCGATCATCTGCATGACTGGCATGAAATCGTCTATGTCCATGAAGGAAAAGGGACTTTTTTTATCGACCAGACGCTGTACGACATGCGGAGCGGCAGCCTGTTCCTTATTCCCGGCAACACGATCCATCAGGCGTTTCCCGATCCGGAGGAGCCGGTAACGACAACCGCCGTTTTTTTCAGCACCTCCCTTGTGCAGGTTCCTCAGCTGGACGGCCAATTCTCTTATTTAAGCTGCCTGCAGCATGCCAAAAAATATAAAAGCTACAAATACGAGCCTCCTGCGTCTGAACAGTCCGCTATGGAGCAGCTGCTTGACGATATGGCGCTGGAACGGAAGCAGGAGCAGCAAGGATACCGGCAGGCTATGCTGCTCCTGCTTGAGCGGCTGCTGCTGCAGCTTGGCCGCAGCATCGTGCCTCCGGGGGAAGCCGGGGCTGCCTCCGCTGCGGTTATCGGCCCGCCCTGGATCCGGGACATATTGCGCCATATCGACGAGCAGCCGGAGGCCAGCTTGCCTCTGACGAGTCTGGCGGAGCGCGCCTCCGTGACGCCGGCGCATTTTTCCCGCGTATTCAAGCAGCTGACAGGCATGAACGTCACCGATTACGTAACTACGAAGCGGATTATCCGCGCCAAGGAGCTCCTCCGTGCCGAAAGCGATTCCGGCATCCGGGAAATCGCCGAACGTTGCGGCTTCGAGACGCTGCCGCATTTTCACCGCATGTTCAAGAAGCTGACCGGTACGACGCCGGCCGCATATAAAAAAAGCGCTCCCCCGCATTAA